A stretch of Synechococcus sp. WH 8020 DNA encodes these proteins:
- a CDS encoding DUF5801 repeats-in-toxin domain-containing protein: YSLALSAQDANSGLHALNPSGGTNQGPEILLHRDSNGVIHGYPSGGKFDGTEDLFTITIDGKNNLVLDQIKPIWQDNTSSNNEQTILKAIPNTLKITATITDQDGDSASTSIDASSGIFAFQDSGPSISMGTGQQTTSTPSPNPQTPVNPGTITTQTTDIYDPHQNLGLILDYSGSMFDNGLKGEHAGWSRNAQHNLSRINQQLKATAETIEEALKNAGYEVQYSSGNQTNLDQWTVKTQQGHVPGNVHLGLAIFGSNVDTNDLIMRDITFNQNTKQVSYSALSQINTALHQASQGNTNHEAAWHAANSIVSDWLAINKSDPDSVTSGGVKHAINTDTNLLIMTDGETTRGQEIISKNSFIIADDHSTPNRGNGISYFNIKDQGNEAQALFRRVAGHINGWHNLSSSNDRNKAGIEIQLTDSAGIHRSIKVTAQEVYEAITSTHELGINTHGSEHRYSDSMPITYTDNNGIQHTVGWLGFPQMKDSSSQTVNPLVFTPNEAKGYTANSVLTSGDIIHDPQPAHATQLSQSQFSSNGASVASMLTDSLSKLDSMAGHQNSNVIGVGLVDSNNDALNSQLEGLFSGSLPQGSTYTKVTTDSTGPSVAQQIHNVVQQQFTDVNYKVEFTFNPGADDDASSGNVSPSGIVEFSLEKVGRLTTGGIHHFLETFGGISSGPNVKELPNGEYEITVQNLGIFTINTQSTLITTGSHVGTIEFKAFPGSKLTSDLQLEIGIKDADGDIKTVDFTIPKFDTTGSSSQTQHDEPDQNGFTADISVIANDALASAQADSDTEATLAALISLGLKTDHDDIDLSQSTQDDGSQLITRTIHTDQGDILETITDPQNGDAPSLQLDVSGLDADTQKDLQATIQAQTSSSDSESKPGQLDSVLSDATQCPPAIDGQSLADAIRDLQQLDADAIAALNGQDTSTNSADESSLSGDAAQTTRPQDPSEVPVTSTEDAFTSPQQTDDDVMAPPDLSDTSQTAAPLPDNSTQDQDLSLLNS; this comes from the coding sequence CCTATTCACTCGCTCTCTCCGCACAAGACGCTAACTCCGGTCTCCACGCACTGAATCCAAGTGGTGGTACCAATCAAGGGCCTGAAATCCTTCTCCACAGAGATTCAAACGGCGTGATTCACGGCTATCCATCTGGCGGAAAATTCGATGGGACTGAGGATCTCTTCACAATCACTATTGATGGAAAAAATAATCTCGTTCTTGATCAAATCAAGCCCATCTGGCAAGACAACACCAGCAGCAATAACGAACAAACTATCCTTAAAGCAATTCCAAATACCTTAAAAATTACAGCCACCATCACCGATCAAGATGGTGATTCCGCTTCCACATCCATTGATGCTTCCTCAGGCATCTTTGCCTTTCAAGATTCAGGGCCCAGCATCTCAATGGGAACTGGGCAGCAAACCACATCAACACCATCACCAAACCCTCAGACGCCTGTCAACCCAGGAACAATTACAACTCAAACAACCGATATTTATGATCCACACCAAAATCTTGGCTTGATTCTTGACTACAGCGGTTCAATGTTCGACAACGGATTAAAGGGTGAACACGCAGGATGGAGCCGAAATGCCCAACATAATTTATCAAGGATCAACCAACAACTCAAGGCAACAGCAGAAACAATAGAAGAAGCACTTAAAAATGCAGGTTACGAGGTGCAATATAGTAGTGGCAATCAAACAAATTTAGATCAGTGGACAGTAAAAACCCAGCAAGGCCACGTACCCGGAAACGTCCATTTAGGTCTAGCTATATTTGGCAGTAACGTAGATACGAATGATCTAATAATGCGTGACATAACCTTTAACCAAAACACTAAACAAGTTTCCTACAGCGCACTATCTCAAATCAATACCGCACTCCACCAAGCCTCCCAAGGCAACACAAATCACGAAGCAGCATGGCACGCAGCCAATTCAATTGTTTCAGATTGGCTTGCGATTAACAAAAGTGACCCTGACTCCGTAACTTCGGGAGGAGTAAAACACGCCATCAATACCGACACCAATCTATTGATCATGACCGATGGCGAAACAACCAGAGGGCAAGAAATAATTTCTAAAAACAGCTTTATCATTGCAGACGACCATTCAACACCTAACAGAGGCAACGGAATCAGCTACTTCAACATCAAAGACCAGGGAAATGAGGCTCAAGCCCTGTTCAGAAGAGTCGCAGGACATATCAACGGTTGGCATAATCTTAGTTCGTCAAATGACAGAAACAAAGCAGGAATAGAGATACAATTAACAGATAGCGCTGGCATCCACAGAAGCATTAAGGTAACCGCTCAAGAAGTCTATGAAGCAATTACCTCTACTCATGAGCTCGGAATAAATACACACGGTTCTGAACACCGTTATTCAGACAGCATGCCCATAACTTATACCGACAACAACGGCATTCAACATACAGTTGGCTGGCTGGGCTTCCCTCAAATGAAAGACAGCTCAAGTCAAACTGTTAATCCACTTGTTTTTACTCCCAACGAAGCCAAAGGGTATACAGCGAATTCCGTTTTAACCTCAGGAGACATCATCCATGACCCACAACCTGCCCACGCAACGCAACTTTCACAAAGCCAATTCTCGAGCAATGGAGCGAGCGTAGCCTCCATGCTCACAGATAGCCTATCCAAACTGGACAGCATGGCTGGACACCAAAACTCCAATGTCATTGGAGTTGGACTAGTTGACTCAAATAATGACGCATTAAACAGTCAACTAGAAGGTCTCTTCAGCGGGAGCCTTCCGCAAGGAAGCACATACACGAAAGTAACAACAGACTCGACAGGACCAAGCGTCGCCCAACAAATTCACAACGTTGTTCAGCAACAATTCACCGATGTCAACTACAAGGTAGAATTCACTTTCAATCCTGGAGCCGATGACGATGCATCCTCAGGAAATGTTTCCCCGTCTGGAATTGTCGAATTTTCGCTTGAGAAAGTAGGTCGCCTGACCACTGGCGGTATTCATCATTTCCTAGAAACATTTGGAGGAATCTCATCAGGGCCAAACGTAAAAGAGCTTCCCAATGGTGAGTATGAAATCACTGTTCAAAATCTGGGCATTTTTACAATTAATACTCAATCGACGTTGATCACCACGGGATCCCACGTTGGAACAATTGAGTTCAAAGCCTTCCCTGGATCAAAATTAACCTCTGATCTCCAATTAGAAATTGGCATCAAAGATGCCGACGGTGACATAAAAACCGTTGATTTTACAATTCCAAAATTTGACACAACCGGCTCATCCAGCCAAACGCAACATGATGAGCCTGATCAGAATGGATTCACAGCAGATATTTCAGTCATTGCTAATGATGCCTTGGCATCGGCCCAAGCAGATAGCGATACAGAAGCCACATTGGCTGCCTTGATCTCTCTTGGACTGAAAACAGACCATGATGATATTGATCTTAGTCAGAGCACTCAAGATGATGGTTCTCAACTAATCACGCGAACCATCCACACCGATCAAGGCGACATTCTGGAAACGATTACCGATCCACAAAACGGTGATGCGCCATCGCTGCAACTGGATGTCTCTGGGCTGGATGCCGACACCCAGAAAGATCTCCAGGCAACCATCCAGGCTCAAACGTCCAGCTCCGATTCGGAATCAAAACCTGGGCAGCTTGATTCTGTCCTTAGCGATGCAACTCAATGCCCTCCCGCAATCGATGGGCAGAGCCTGGCTGATGCCATCAGAGATCTGCAACAACTCGATGCCGATGCGATAGCCGCCCTGAATGGACAAGACACATCAACCAATTCTGCAGATGAAAGCAGTCTCAGCGGAGATGCTGCACAAACAACACGCCCTCAAGATCCCAGCGAAGTGCCAGTCACTTCCACGGAGGATGCATTCACATCACCTCAGCAAACCGATGATGATGTCATGGCTCCACCTGATCTCAGCGACACGAGTCAAACTGCAGCCCCATTACCTGACAACAGTACGCAAGATCAGGATTTAAGCCTTTTAAACAGCTAA
- a CDS encoding DUF5801 repeats-in-toxin domain-containing protein: MALENAAAQNEILSNNINNHQSQLLNEKLKRLIDLANLHDGDREQRDDVITSLPEGASSDTQSYGQQAPSNNSSLPNALLDRPWSNDALPEQTPPSLTTDESPLYVGGSASSSGAPESFDRQTPLPLAPKADASPEPGSPRPTTGGSNPSPTSDHDNRVDTTTPAKPPEPQPSTTTNGSNPPGRTPKPDPDRATISVSGAPGDLTVDETDLTTDATANFGAYFSATYGVNGKGIGGMSFKIGVVQPGTDSGLVDEGSGQHLLLFQNPDGSISGRTASGLEGFHITTDQVGNIELDQLRSIVHPDPTNTDESITLNNPNLITITGTAVSAGGDSASATIGIGQAFHFKDDAPSLQLTANGNPPVLGVDETFIGQTGGSSTQTFASVFSGNHQFGADGSGTFQSVYGLHLSKDGVFSGLIDSETGERILLHVNTQNGNITGILENTGREALQISTTQTGDITFTTERSVIHPDTTNTNEEIHLSPGLLALRRTDTITDKDGDSATSSAQIDLGSSLTIHDDAPSITQPATTGTIPDFVVTEQGGINGAASHNFSSNFTTGNSNAVDQNASLTTAFSFSLNHNGVDSGLQDHNGNHIFLFQSGNNVVGLVGNSNSPNPNGSNALQITLDPTTGQATFSSS; this comes from the coding sequence ATGGCTCTCGAGAACGCTGCTGCGCAAAACGAGATCCTAAGCAACAACATCAATAATCATCAGAGTCAACTTCTGAACGAAAAACTCAAGCGTCTCATTGACCTTGCGAATCTTCACGATGGAGATCGCGAACAGCGAGATGACGTCATTACATCTCTTCCCGAAGGGGCGAGCAGCGACACCCAGAGCTACGGGCAACAGGCGCCGTCAAACAACAGCTCACTGCCCAACGCTTTACTTGACAGGCCATGGAGTAATGACGCATTACCAGAACAAACCCCACCCAGCCTGACAACCGATGAATCCCCTCTTTATGTGGGAGGAAGTGCAAGTAGCAGTGGCGCACCGGAGAGCTTCGACAGGCAAACGCCACTTCCTCTGGCGCCTAAAGCCGATGCCTCTCCTGAGCCTGGGTCACCAAGACCTACTACCGGTGGTAGCAATCCGTCACCAACTTCAGATCATGACAACCGTGTAGACACCACCACGCCTGCCAAGCCACCCGAGCCCCAACCCTCCACAACAACGAACGGATCGAATCCTCCTGGCAGGACTCCCAAACCTGATCCCGATCGCGCCACGATTTCCGTATCTGGCGCACCAGGAGATCTCACGGTTGATGAAACCGATCTCACCACAGATGCAACCGCCAATTTCGGTGCTTATTTCTCAGCCACCTACGGGGTAAACGGCAAAGGTATCGGTGGCATGTCCTTCAAGATCGGAGTGGTGCAGCCAGGCACCGACAGTGGCCTTGTGGATGAGGGGAGCGGTCAACATCTGCTGCTATTCCAGAACCCAGACGGCAGCATCAGCGGCCGAACCGCTAGTGGGCTGGAAGGCTTTCACATCACAACGGATCAAGTCGGGAACATTGAGCTGGATCAACTGCGCTCAATCGTTCATCCCGATCCAACCAACACAGATGAAAGCATCACTCTCAACAATCCAAACCTGATCACCATTACCGGCACCGCGGTGAGTGCTGGTGGGGACAGTGCTTCGGCAACCATCGGCATTGGCCAGGCTTTTCACTTCAAAGACGATGCACCCAGCCTGCAACTCACAGCCAATGGAAACCCCCCAGTTCTTGGGGTTGATGAAACCTTCATCGGGCAAACCGGCGGAAGCTCCACACAAACTTTTGCCTCCGTCTTTAGCGGCAACCACCAATTCGGCGCCGATGGATCAGGAACCTTTCAATCTGTTTATGGGCTACATCTCAGCAAAGACGGGGTTTTCTCTGGGTTGATCGATAGTGAAACCGGGGAACGAATCCTGTTGCATGTCAATACTCAAAACGGGAATATCACAGGAATACTTGAAAACACAGGCAGAGAAGCCTTACAGATCAGCACAACTCAAACAGGAGACATCACATTCACCACTGAACGATCAGTTATCCATCCAGACACCACAAATACTAATGAAGAGATACATCTATCTCCTGGATTATTAGCACTAAGACGCACTGATACAATTACAGATAAGGATGGAGATAGCGCAACATCAAGTGCTCAAATTGATCTTGGCTCATCATTAACAATTCATGATGACGCTCCATCCATTACTCAACCTGCCACCACCGGCACAATTCCTGACTTTGTTGTCACGGAACAAGGCGGCATCAATGGCGCTGCTTCCCATAACTTCTCCTCCAATTTCACCACTGGAAACTCCAATGCCGTTGATCAAAATGCCTCCCTCACAACCGCATTCTCTTTCTCTTTAAATCACAATGGCGTTGATTCTGGTCTCCAGGATCACAACGGCAATCACATCTTCCTCTTCCAATCCGGAAACAACGTCGTCGGGCTTGTTGGCAACTCAAACTCACCCAACCCAAACGGATCCAACGCTCTTCAAATCACTCTCGATCCAACAACCGGCCAAGCCACTTTCTCTTCCTC